In Onychostoma macrolepis isolate SWU-2019 chromosome 17, ASM1243209v1, whole genome shotgun sequence, the DNA window ACTTGcttaatcaaatatttaatttgtatttagcagttttgatttctgacTGTGAAGCCTGTGATTGTGCATTATAAATGCTGTCACAGTACAACAAGCAATACTAACGCAATACCTTCTCTGCGTCCAGTGGGCACCGCACGGCTCCAATGCCAGACCCCGACCCCTGTCGCTGGCGTTAGGGGACGAGCTCGACCACAGACAGGATGAGCGCAGGGCAGGAGCAAACAGACATCCTGTCCGCGGGCATTCTGGTGAAGGAACGATGGAAAGTAGTAAGTCTGCAGGTTTTATCTAATGCACATCAGTGTAGTGCTTGGCTTGTTAAATGACCAGCCAGCCTAGTTATTGAATTAGACAGTTCTTAAAGAGAGAGTTtctcataaaaaaacaaaaaaaacaaacagaaatctGCTTTCTGGAAAGTATGTGATACGTTTGCCTACGCTTACGCATGTGAGTGAGACTGTTTTCAGTAGATAGTGCAGATAGTGACAGGTAGTGACTCACTCCACACGCTGATCTCGTAGTGCAGTGTGTGTTCATCTGTTGTAACACACACTCTGACCAGCTTCTTTAGTGCACTGATCAGTAATACGTTGCTTCCTCTGACGAAACATGTTGTATAAGCCTGCTGCTGAATCAACCGAGCATAATCCCCAGAGAAAACCAGATTTGTCACTGTACAGGGAGATCTGAGGGGAAAAAGGAAGTGGCACAAGAGGGCAGAAGAGATTGTGGCACAAAGGGACATGTGATGCCAAGAGAAATAAATAgcaaaaaatagaaaatttCATCTGACTGCTGTGCAGAATATACTGTGATGCTATTGGAGAGGACATTAGTCATTAGAGTGCATTAAATCTAGTATTATTGCTGTACAATATTTAAAGGGGCCtggtaaattattttaattatattgattatataatttttttccccccataatCAATGTATTTTACACCAAAACAGTCAAATTTAGTATTTTAGTCTGTAACTGAgatgcatttaatattttaatatggatGTGATTTGGATCAGGTTCAAAAACAGTTGGCTTAGAATTGAATTGgttcaattaaattttaaaaatttaattactagtaattattattattaataatctaTAATTAATCATACATCTTTCAGTTCAAAGATAATACAGTGATATCACTCTGTTCTTTGTTTTTTACCTCAGCTGAAAAAAATTGGCGGTGGTGGCTTTGGCGAGATCTACGAGGCTCTGGACCTGATGAACCGCACCAGTGTGGCTCTGAAAGCAGAGTCCGCTCAACAACCCAAACAGGTTCTGAAAATGGAGGTGGCAGTGCTGAAGAAACTGCAAGGCAAGTTATTAAGCAGAGTagataaatgtgatttttatacatttacaaatggcATACTTTAATTTGTGAATAAATTCACAAATTtgcttattctttttttttaagtttcatgtactaccattcaaaagtgtgGGGGTCAGTATggttattttgaaagaaaagaggtcttttattcagcaaggatccattaaattgaccaaatgttacagtaaagacacagtaaaagtttctatttctatttcaaataaatgctgttcttttaacctttctattaatcaaagaatcctaaaaaatgtattaccgtttcacaaaaaaatttaatattaagCTGCAGCACGTTTTcaatactgataataataataaatacatttcttgagtaccaaatcagcatactagAAGGAAACTGACGTGAACTGCTGAAAAGTCGTCTTTGTAATCACaagataaattacattttaaaatatattaaaatagaaagcaatcattttaagttgtaatagtAGTTCACAAACATtactctttttactgtatttttggatcaaataaatgtgttacatcaataaatgcaaatattaaaaaatcgtagtgaccccaaactttggaaTGGTAGTGTATCTGATGTCACTTTGTTacatacttttttgttttactgGTTGTATATAGTATACATTTCTGTGTTCAAGTTTAATGCAGTCTCCTTCATTGAAATTCGCAAAGTTTTGCACAAGATAAATGCAACCCTGAATTTTGTGATTCAAAGAGGAAATCTTAATAGTATCAAATAGAGCAAAATGATTGTTAAGCAGCTCTTCGGACTTTAAGGATCAGTAGCCAAGCTTGAAATCAAACCGTGTCTTCTTTTCCTCTGGGCAAAGAATCAACAAATCAATTAGCAGAGCCCAGCAATGACACCATCATTATCCTCTTTCCCTCCTTTTACAGTCTTCTTCCTCCTCTCCACTCtgcttatgaaaaaaaaatcaatgtactTGTATCATGTAGGCTGAATGATAGGACAGAGTGGTTTTCTCTTTCTGAGGGAAAGACTTGTAACTGGAGATCTCTTGTCGACTCGCCGTCCCCCCAACCTGTTAGCAgagaagtaaacaaacacaTGACATGAtactttcctttttattttaagtaatatatGCAAATCTACTAGTATTTTTCATACAGTTATgtcatttttcatataattcaGTATACGAATACTTcatgaataatgaaaataaacaacgtGCTCAGAATAATCATAATAACAGAGGACTTGAGGAAGAGGCATATTAGTAAGAGAGGGTCTTGCGGGGGACTGTAGGGTGTGTCAGGGCAGAAGGCAGGAGTAGATCAGAGTAGAATATGGCTGAAGCCGGTATGATCTGCAACTGCGGCCCAGAGAGCGTCCCAGGAGAGCTGAGCCATAAACTGGACTAAAGCCATAAACCCCCCTCCTCTGTACAGACCTCCATTAGGAGGAGAAGTGGAGCACATGGAcggaaaaagaaacaaacttacTGTTTACAATATGTCTTGTGAAGTGGTCAAATTCCAAACTTTTGTCGCATTTTCTCTTTGCAGTCCAGTTACATTTTCATCATGGTTTCATGTATCAAAACAAACTCTTTGATCTTTAGAATTAAACATGCTTATTTGCCTCTGTACCTTTTAGACTTCTATATGAAAATGACTTTCTATATGACTGCTTGCCATAAAATGAGTTACAATGATATGTAGTCTAACAAAGTGCCATCTCGTTGTTTCAGGAAAAGATCACGTTTGTCGGTTTGTTGGATGTGGCCGCAATGATCGCTTTAACTATGTTGTCATGGAGCTTCAGGTGAGGTCTGATTGACAGGTTATGCATTTATTCTAACTTAATGTGTGcctaatattacaattaatttgtgATAATCTTCCAAGCCTAAAAGTTGTAATGTGAGAGTGCAGCAATGTATACAAAAAGCTATGAAGATGATAAACAGACAATAAAGATGGTTAAATCAACTGAgtcatcaaaaacaaaaaaaacctgtaaatgTATCACTTACCTACAATATACATTAATTTAACTGTGCACGTAAGATTCAGATTTgtctgtgtgcatttatttacaactttatatTAAACCAAATCAAAtatcaatcaaatgaaatatttgCCACCAAAATTTTTGGCTTTTGCAGGGCCGTAATTTAGCGGATCTGAGGAGGAGCATGAACCGTGGCACTTTCACAATCAGCACTACACTCAGACTGGGTCTGCAGATCCTGGCGGCCATTGAGAGCATCCACTCAGTTGGCTTTTTACACCGTGACATCAAACCGGTAAGAAACACTTTTAAACTCTTTTAACTACCTCCAACAACAAATTATAGTgattacaaaatatatgtgacccgtgctggcaaaatgagtcgcAATGCGCATAGGCTAATTACAAGCTACAGGCAAAACAagtgaaaaatgtatattttggtCAAATTTGAGGTAATCACAAAAAATTTGTTAATTAAGCCCTCGTCTAGCGATCCCAATGCTCCAcatagtaattaaacatctaaaatgatctttatttgtatgttttttgagAGGTCTACcttctttgttttaaaaagttgcTTTTTTCCATCGAAAGCAAAGCACTTGTGTCTGACATTTTGGTTTCGGTTTTGAAAGGAACATGCAGGAATGAGAATATTATTTGCTGGACTTTATTGATGTTAAAAGAGTTATTAAGAGCGATAAGCCACAAAAAGGATCTTACTCGCGCTGACTGACACATCCGAAGCGTGCGCACAAAGACACCTTTCAGACACCGATCCcgatatatacatacacacagaaaaGTATTTCAAGTCTTGTCGAGTATTCACGCAAACATTATCTTTAGTAAACGTTTGGTTAACTGTTGAAGAAAAAGACATTTGAAAGTAAGAGAAAAGATggaatcactcactgctcttaaTTGAACTActttatttgtgatttttattactTGTTTTCCTTACTTGAATGATTCTCCACtttatttgcatctttgttcttatacaaatataaaattactatattatgatgaatatagtaattattatcaataaaagaattggaggaaaagatgcatatacaggtgctggtcatataattagaatatcatcaaaaagttgatttatttcactaattccattcaaaaagtgaaacttgtatattatattcattcattacacacagactaatatatttcaaatgtttatttcttttaattttgatgattagagcttacagctcatgaaagtcaaaaatcagtatctcaaaatattagaatattacttaagaccaatacaaagaaaggatttttagaaatcttggccaactgaaaagtatgaaaatgaaaagtatgagcatgtacagcactcaatacttagttggggctcctttgcctgaattactgcagcaatgcggcgtggcatggagtcgatcagtctgtggcactgctcaggtgttatgagagcccaggttgctctgatagtggccttcagctcatctgcattgttgggtctggtgtctctcatcttcctcttgacaataccccatagattctctatggggttcaggtcaggcgagtttgctggccaatcaagcacagtaacactatggtcattgaaccagcttttggtacctttggcagtgtgggcaggtgccaagtcctgctggaaaatgaaatcagcatctccataaagcttgtcaacagaaggaagcatgaagtgctctaaaatttcctggtagatggctgcgttgactgtggacatcagaaaacacagtggaccaacaccagcagatgacatggcagcccaaatcatcactgactgtggaaacttcacactggacttcaagcaacatggattctgtgcctccactcttccttcagactctgggaccttgatttccaaatgaaatgtaaaatttactttcatctgaaaagaggactttggaccactgagcaacagtccagttctttttctccacagcccagttaagatgcttctgacgttgtctctggttcagaagtggcttggtagcccttttcctgaagacgcctgagcgtggtgactctggtgacgcactgactccagcttcagttctccttgtgaagctctcccaagtgtttgaatcggctttgcttgactgtattctcaagcttgcggtcatccctgttgcttgtgcaccttttcctacccaaattcttccttccagtcaactttgcatttaatatgctttgatacagcactctgtaaacagccacacctttcagtaatgaccttctgtgacttaccctctttgtggagggtgtcaatgttcgtcttctggatcattgccaagtcagcagtcttccccattattgtggtttcaaagaacaagagatacccagaatttatactgtagggatggtcatttattcaaactcaaatgtaaatattctaatattttgagatactgatttttgactttcatgagctgtaagctctaatcatcaaaattaaaagaaataaacatttgaaatatatcagtctgtgtgtaatgaatgaatataatatacaagtttcactttttgaatggaattagtgaaataaatcaactttttgatgatattctaattatatgaccagcacctgtatgtgagCCAATTGAACTTCTTCTGTGATTGGTCAAAACACCCCGCCCGGTGCATTGTGGTATCATGGAAAAAAGTTGAACACATATTTTTCCCATGGTGGTATTACCAGGGATTTTTAAGGTATGGTTGTTTGGTGATTTTGTTTTGGAACCTTCAGAAAACTTTTAACTAGATTTTTCACAAAATGGACTTTGCTGACTTTATTGGTGTAGCTCAGTcgttttttgtcccagtccaacAAATCTTACATCATTTAGAAGGTTTCTTTAATAGagaatatgaaaacaaaatttgCTCATTCTGACTTATTTTGCCAGCAGTGGTCACACATTTCTGTGTTATGAATAAATAGCAGTATACTTAGCAACCTTAATGAATGACTTGTTCACACTGTTTTCAGTCCAACTTTGCCATGGGCCGATTCCCTAGCACATGTCGAACTTGCTACATGTTAGATTTTGGTTTGGCGCGCCAATTTACAAACTCCTGCCTAGAAGTCAGACCGGTCAGTATCAATAGTCATTTCTAATGCAGTATTTCTGACTGTACCTGTTTGTATGTTTGTGAGTATTTATTTGTTGCAGGGTTTTATGTATTTGTGTACTGTAAGATTCTATTCTCTCTCAGCCCCGTCCTGTTGCAGGGTTTAGAGGTACAGTACGATACGCCTCAATCAATGCCCATAAGAACAAGGTAAGAATCCCCCTGTTGTTCCTGCACAGTCTCAGCTGTTGTTGATAATGCTTCAGCTACCAGGATATTTCTGGTCTGATCCGATTTGTTTTGGTCTTACTCTCACAGGAAATGGGAAGACATGATGACTTGTGGTCTTTGTTCTACATGCTGGTGGAGTTCATGGTTGGGCAGATACCCTGGAGGAAGATAAAAGACAAGGTGCTGATCAGGCAGGAGGAAGTGCTGTGAAAAGCATTTTCTTGTTTGTTGGgaagtgatgatgatgatatttgtgtatttatgcaTTAGGAGCAAGTGGGGAAGTTAAAAGAGACGTACGATCATCGGCTCATGTTGAAACATCTGCCCCCAGAATTCAGTATCTTTCTGGAGCACATCAGTAATTTGGACTACTTTACCAAACCTGACTATCAGGTAAAAATTTGACAATTTAATAGATCAATGAAATATATAGCAGTTATAGGTCAATCTCATGTGAAACTTTTTCTCTGCACTAGCTACTGAGGACCATTTTTGAGAATAGCATGAGAACCTACTACGTAGTGGAAAATGACCCGTATGATTGGGAAAGGATGAACTCAGATAGCCCACTGACAATCACCACTGCGGCAAACACGCCACAGCACCATACTCGCCTCACACCAGCTCAGATGGGGTAAATCATGTGACTGCTTTACTTTCATTTGGTcttaaacatttgaattttcCTAGTAGTGGTATCACCATGAAGTGTTCTCTGGTGCTTCTGTTTTCTTCCAGCGTTGTGAATGCCTCACTGCTGCCTGGAGATCTTCTGAAGGAGAACACAGATGAAGTTCTGCAAGATGAGCACCTCAGTGATGGGGACAATGCTCGGCCCGAGAACCTGCCTGGATCTCCGAACCTTCCTCTCAGGAACCAGGAGACTGATGTCTGGGAGGACCTGGACCGCAACCGGAACCGAATCTGTCCTGCTGTCTGGAAGGTACCAGAATATGTACCAAGAACTGAATCAATCGTAGACATCTTTGACTATTCTTGGATGTTTCATATTCTGTTGTCATTCTCTTCTAGATGGGAACAGAGGATGAACATAGCAACCAAGGCAATCAGAGCCCCCATGCAGGGCCTAGCATTGGTTCACCAGTGCGAGTCCGGTCAGAGGTGGTGCCCTCAGATAAAGACACTCCTCTTCTGAGGAAACTGCGCAACATCCATAGCTTTGAGCTGGAGAAGAGGCTAACTTTGGAGCCCAAACCCAACACTGAGCGTTTTGTAGAGGCCTGGTAAGTGACTTCTACACATTTAAGATAACATTTTTTCAAGTATCCAGCAACTATTCAGTATGCTCTGAAGACTTGGTGTGCATTCTTTTGGTTTCTGTGACCAGTTCTGGCAAGCAGCCACCTCGTACAGCACAGGAACGGGACGCTGATGGGGTCCCTGCCATGGCCATGTTGAACGGAAGTCACACAGAGCGTGTTTGGCACTATGACGAGGAATTCCGCTCTGGTGGTGGCTCGCCCAAGCCTGCTTCACCGGGATCTCCTGAGCAGGGCGACGGTGCAGCTAACAGTGGCTTTGTTGCTCTAAACCTGAGCTCAGGTTTACAAGATGTTGAGTTGCGTGACTGGGTGATGGTAGAAAAGGGCTCTGACCTGCAGGACTTCAAAGAGGCAGCAGGAAGTAGCCCAGGTCGTGAGACTAAACTAACTAGTAGCCCATCTGATGAGTGTGAAGAGGAGCCAGAAGTTTTGCAGCCAATGGATGAATCACCGGATAAAGAATCCACTCCCAGTCCCGTACATGGAGATGCCCACATGCCTCACACAGTCCAGGGCCCTCAAAGGATGGATCGGTTGGAGCTCAGTGTATTCCCCTCTGCTGGTGGGCCTCCTGTTACCCCCACCAGCCCTGGTGAGGCACTGGCCGAAGGAGCACTCACACAGGTAACTATTGCTCAGAAAACTGTTTTTTGCTAAATTgtctacaatttaaaatttggTCAAATGATCTTTAAACCCATCTTCAGAAAAGGTTTCAAAACAGCTCCTCGCTTATGACAAAGGTGCCAAATATAACGTGAGGCTTGGCAATGCTGTAGCTTATCAAGACAAATTTTGGAAGGTGTTATCGGTGCTATGACCAAAGGGGACCTGAACAGTAGGATGACAGTGCCACCTAGTGGTCAGAAATTTAGTACAAATCACAATgactttgaatttttttattttttttgtcacacatattatattttagacaataatattttacatgaaGCCTGTGTAAACCCTGCCAAGTGTCTAACTAAATTTAGATGAGGTGAATTTTTAGACTGTTTCTCTCTTACAAATGCGAACATGAACAAGCCAGACAGGAACTGAGTATGAGGTAACTCTTTGCCAAGTATCTTGGCAACACTTTAAtcatatacaaaacaaaaaaaagacagtAATCTAGACAAACTAGTTAAttaaatgcatgtgtgtatggTGCAGTGGTTCCTACTGGTACACAATATAAGGTTACTtaaaaggtatagttcacccaaaaatgaaaattaccccatgatttactctccctcaagccatcctaggtgtatatgactttcttctttcagacaaatacaatcagagttatataaAAGGTCGTGGCTCTACCAAACTTTATAATGGCAATGAATGGGTTGTGGTATTCAGTAGTGCAATAACGtacatccatccataataataAGTGCTCCACGGGGCTccgggggttaataaaggcctcctgaagCGAATCAATGCGTTTTTCTGCTGGAACGCCACTCTCTCATGTATGCACATACAACAGTTAgtggaagctagagattacagtttataaagttttaaatatggatattttttttacaaaaatgcctCGATTCGGTTCtggaggcctttattaaccccccagagccgtgtggagcactttttatgatgcaTTGATGATAGACTATTGAATATCaccacccattcactgccattataaagcttggaagagctaggacattttttaatataactcttgttgtattcatctgaaagaaggaagtcatatacacctaggatggcttgagggtgagtaaatcatggagtaattttcatctttgggtagactatccctttaatctcCTGTGCTCCTGTGcctgttagttttaaaaaaaatgtaaacattacagTAATTAGTGTTTTTCACTTAAACACCCCTTATTAAAGTTTCCTTTCTACTGCTCTTTTCTGGATGTCGTAAATAAGGTTAACACTTTTTATGCCACACACTCACAAGTGTCAGCAGGATAAAGGTGGTCTCTGAGGGCAGCTCACCTGTCAGCCACAGTAATGAGATACAGACCGCTCACCCTCGAGTCTGTGATTTAAGCTTACGGTAGTCTGAGCTAAGCTGATCTTGTTACCTGAGCTCTTGTATCCTCACGGCCCAGGTCAGGACACTTTCTGTGGAAGGAGTGTTGTAAAACCACACAGAGCTGGCTTAATTTATTACTATGTTGCAGTTTCAAGTACATTACTTACCCTCTGAAAGTTTGATTTAAGTATTGCGGTAAGTAAGATGTCAGTGAATTCCTTCTACCAACATAACCATCTGCTTCCTCTTCCTTCATTACCTCCTACTATTTTTCTGGCCATTTTCTGACCATCTTTTTACTTTAACTTCTCCAATTTCACTACCCATTCACCACTCCGACTCACCTGATCCACCTCACTAAACGCTCTTCGCCTCCCTTCCACTCTTCCCCACTTTCCTTTTCTAGCTGCCCACCTCTCCTGCATCCCAACCTGAGGAGCTTGTGGCAAGGACGTGCAGCCCCCTGCACCTGCGCTCCCCTAGCCCGCTCACCCTTCCGACCACCCTGTCGGACCCCCTCCACCAGCGAGCCCCGCCTGGGTTGTGGCGCAGCCAATCTGCAGACCACCAACACCACCCTTCCTCTTCCACCTCCTCGTGCCACGCCTCGCTGCCACTACCTTCCCAGCCCGTGCTGCTCATTCTCCTGGACGCAGGAAACTTCCTGCCATTCCAGCGACAGCTGCAAACACCAAGTTCCCCTCAGTCATACGAATCACCCGCGCTCAGCTTCAGCAGGTGAATAGGCACTCCCATTCCGTGCTTCCCATAACTTCGACCATCTCTGCCCACCAAACATGTCTTCTCTCCAGTCTTAATGCTTCCTATGTTCTGTATGTTCTTGATTTTTGGTGTTGTATTCGACTGAAGTTTTTTGTGTGCTCTCTCCTCAAAGAACCCCAGGAATACTGTTCTGTCCATTATGCATGCCCAAAAAGTTTTCTGTCGAGGTTGTCCTTAAACCTGTGTACTTTGTTAATAGCTCTGTTCCTGGTAAACCTAGTGAACTAGGTTTGGGTCTGCCTAGTCACATGCGTCCTAGGATAGTGATAGTCTGGGATAGACTTTTTAACTGTAGCAGGTAGGCTTTCTAGTGTTTGTTGCAGTGTAATAACAATATTGGAGCCTGGTGTATTGTACAACAGGTTATCTTTTCTAGGTATATAgtaaattttattgttttacattttattacttgCAGGGCTGTCGCTAGCAGAGCATGTGAGCAGAGCGGAGTGGGCGGGGAGTGGAGCGTGCGAAATATAGTCGGAGCGCGGAGCGGGTTTTTATCCAAAGGCCGGAGCGATCGCTCTGTCTCGCTCCGGTTCCGCTCCGATACCGCTCACACCACAAGTCTAGGGCATGCACAAATCCACCCAGAATTCACCTGGCCTTCAACAATTAACAAAACTGTCAGCCTacacttcaaaaatcattcGTTGTGAACTCCCAGAGATGGAGTTCGTGAAATATTTCCAAAAGCAAACCGACATACAGGTGCACAATTCCTGTCAAAAAACTAGATGATAATGATGTTGAACATGAACAGGAATGCGGTGATACGATTTCAGTATGTGAGGATTCGTATTTTAATCgtgtttgtttgaaataaatatatgttcTATTTTGACTGATGTTGCTGTTGCTGTGGTGGACGCGTTGCGGAGCGGGTTTGCTGCGTGTTGATTTTCCTTTCCGCGCCTATGTTAACAGATTAGAGCAGCCACACTGCCTGCGGAATACACGCGTATCAGGTGCGGTCCAACCACACCGCAACCGCGGCCCCGCGACAGAATAGAAGTGTAGCGGATTTTTTCCGCAGTAGTCACGCAACAAACCCGCTCCACGTCCGCCATGCAGGCAGTGTTTCCTAGGCGTAAGGCTTCGGTTGAAAACGGCAGGTTTTTTAGGCATGCAGAggaattttaaatttgaacGAGCGTGGAGCGATTTCACCGGAGCGGGATGAAA includes these proteins:
- the ttbk2a gene encoding LOW QUALITY PROTEIN: tau-tubulin kinase 2 (The sequence of the model RefSeq protein was modified relative to this genomic sequence to represent the inferred CDS: deleted 2 bases in 1 codon), with protein sequence MSAGQEQTDILSAGILVKERWKVLKKIGGGGFGEIYEALDLMNRTSVALKAESAQQPKQVLKMEVAVLKKLQGKDHVCRFVGCGRNDRFNYVVMELQGRNLADLRRSMNRGTFTISTTLRLGLQILAAIESIHSVGFLHRDIKPSNFAMGRFPSTCRTCYMLDFGLARQFTNSCLEVRPPRPVAGFRGTVRYASINAHKNKEMGRHDDLWSLFYMLVEFMVGQIPWRKIKDKEQVGKLKETYDHRLMLKHLPPEFSIFLEHISNLDYFTKPDYQLLRTIFENSMRTYYVVENDPYDWERMNSDSPLTITTAANTPQHHTRLTPAQMGVVNASLLPGDLLKENTDEVLQDEHLSDGDNARPENLPGSPNLPLRNQETDVWEDLDRNRNRICPAVWKMGTEDEHSNQGNQSPHAGPSIGSPVRVRSEVVPSDKDTPLLRKLRNIHSFELEKRLTLEPKPNTERFVEACSGKQPPRTAQERDADGVPAMAMLNGSHTERVWHYDEEFRSGGGSPKPASPGSPEQGDGAANSGFVALNLSSGLQDVELRDWVMVEKGSDLQDFKEAAGSSPGRETKLTSSPSDECEEEPEVLQPMDESPDKESTPSPVHGDAHMPHTVQGPQRMDRLELSVFPSAGGPPVTPTSPGEALAEGALTQLPTSPASQPEELVARTCSPLHLRSPSPLTLPTTLSDPLHQRAPPGLWRSQSADHQHHPSSSTSSCHASLPTFPARAAHSPGRRKLPAIPATAANTKFPSVIRITRAQLQQLTAQRPSVLSSQSASDSVPLERRDTENGNNEMHPHDNTADINSPQEQVAFQPTSPSNVEGDPLLNGNGPLKPSSPVPNLVPSPRTPPSPRSPVLMNGCLTPPSDTQRDGNEQPPKLKDPKRESPIIECSIEPNQCTLEERKEDAPSRNGPTSPVSAPKQDPSRRHSRIPVLEPSSLLDPPPGSAKEKLLQRRVHHIPISPSASPSLSSDRRVIVAAMQRDQISSASSERSQDEESLLGSPSDRHGDDAPSLSSSSSPLLRKSKIPRPVTPTTSEEAITAHFMPRPPPGKPPSRSTVDGRLRRYRIRAGSTSDSDLLTCLAQLMHASSPRGSPHPSCSSPQHMGARHVFVGPTAAHHLHQRSSSASPRSYSSLQRSVSSSPSRHEHRGGCLGRSRSPPSLSGSPPLRRSHPHSKEGCCGRQARSSTVHTQQGKASIREVRCSSKLSR